Proteins from a single region of Neodiprion virginianus isolate iyNeoVirg1 chromosome 4, iyNeoVirg1.1, whole genome shotgun sequence:
- the LOC124302419 gene encoding dynamin-like 120 kDa protein, mitochondrial isoform X2 — MKQILCGKFGYGILLVAKSSRHPISTISSRSLMFGKIARISRPLLAAPQPRYLIYSNRGYAMIITKVLRGALKLRYLVLGGAVGGGITLQKKYEQWKEGLPDMTWVDSLMPTEQQWQDFRGSLLTMKDNISEKVEIDPRIKELGESKYREYKDWFNQRLDDAIKAAESRPDAPTTENPMKNAKGELSKNSVAFARPLINENIEEERRKAQTSQQRLDAMQEEVMQIQLKYQRELERLERENKELRKQMLLRGNQKLNNRKIKKSLIDMYSDVLDELSDYDSTYSTADHLPRVVVVGDQSSGKTSVLEMIAQARIFPRGGGEMMTRAPVKVTLSEGPYHIAQFKDSSREFDLTKESELAELRKEVELRMKNSVKNGKTVSHDVISMTVKGPGLQRMVLVDLPGIISTVTVDMSEDTRDSIRQMTQQYMSNPNAIILCIQDGAVDAERSNVTDLVSQMDPTGKRTIFVLTKVDLAEENLTNPDRLRKILAGKLFPMKALGYFAVVTGRGRQDDTIQTIKDYEERFFRNSKLFKDGLAMSGQVTTRNLSLAVAECFWKMVRETVEQQADAFKATRFNLETEWKNNFPRLRELDRDELFEKARGEILDEIVNLSQVSPRHWEEVLMSCLWEKVSMHVFENIYMPAAQTGNPGTFNTTVDIKLRQWAEQQLPARSVECGWESLQHEFYHFMNQAKLSPDHDDIFDNLKNTVVTEAMQRHSWEDKASEMLRVIQLNTLEDRSVNDKRDWDQAVKFLETSVKEKLQSTEHILNDMLGPGRKERWLYWQSQTEEQQKRTSVKNELDKILYSDKKHTPTLTQDELTAVRKNLQRNGIEVDNEFIRETWHPVYRRFFLQQSLARAYDCRKGYYLYHTGHENEVECNDVVLFWRIQQMLKVTANALRQQVMNREARRLDKEIKDVLEDYSQDAEIKQKLLTGRRVTLAEELKRVRQIQEKLEEFIQALNKEK, encoded by the exons ATGAAGCAGATATTATGCGGAAAATTTGG CTACGGAATCCTCCTCGTAGCAAAATCCTCACGGCATCCCATATCTACAATAAGTTCCCGGAGTCTCATGTTCGGGAAGATCGCACGGATAAGCAGGCCACTGTTGGCTGCGCCACAGCCGCGATATTTGATCTATTCAAACCGTGGCTATGCCATGATTATCACTAAGGTTCTCAGAGGAGCTCTTAAACTTAGATACTTGGTGCTGGGAGGAGCCGTCGGCGGAGGCATTACTCTACAAAAG AAATATGAACAATGGAAGGAAGGTCTTCCTGACATGACATGGGTGGACAGTCTCATGCCAACTGAACAACAGTGGCAAGACTTTCGTGGCTCGCTGTTAACAATGAAGGACAACATCTCGGAAAAAGTAGAAATCG accCACGTATAAAGGAACTTGGAGAATCTAAGTACAGGGAATATAAGGACTGGTTTAACCAAAGGCTGGACGACGCTATCAAAGCAGCAGAGAGCCGACCAGATGCCCCAACGACTGAGAATCCAATGAAGA ATGCCAAAGGagaattgtcgaaaaattctgtagCATTTGCTCGTCCATTGATCAACGAAAATATCGAAGAGGAGCGAAGAAAAGCTC AAACGTCACAACAAAGGCTAGATGCAATGCAGGAAGAGGTAATGCAGATACAGCTCAAGTATCAACGTGAACTAGAGAGGCTCGAGCGGGAAAACAAAGAGCTACGCAAACAAATGTTACTGCGCGGAAATCAAAAGCTCAACAATCGCAAAATCAAG AAGTCACTGATTGACATGTACAGTGATGTTCTTGATGAGCTCAGTGATTATGACAGCACATACTCAACTGCCGATCATCTGCCCAGAGTTGTAGTAGTCGGTGATCAGAGTTCAGGAAAAACATCCGTTCTAGAAATGATAGCGCAGGCGCGGATTTTCCCCAG AGGTGGTGGCGAAATGATGACAAGAGCGCCGGTTAAAGTGACTCTAAGCGAAGGTCCTTACCATATAGCACAATTCAAAGATAGTTCTAGGGAATTTGACTTGACCAAAGAGTCCGAATTAGCTGAGCTAAGAAAAGAAGTGGAACTGCGTATGAAAAACAGCGTGAAAAATGGGAAGACAGTCAGTCATGACGTTATTTCAATGACTGTAAAGGGACCTGGTCTTCAGCGCATGGTGCTAGTTGATTTGCCTGGAATCATTAGC ACAGTCACGGTCGACATGTCGGAAGATACTCGAGATTCAATTCGCCAAATGACCCAACAGTACATGAGCAATCCGAATGCCATTATACTTTGCATACAAGATGGTGCTGTTGATGCAGAGAGAAGCAATGTCACAGATCTCGTATCGCAAATGGATCCTACAGGAAAGAGAACTATCTTCGTTCTCACAAAG GTCGATTTGGCGgaagaaaatttgacaaatccAGATAGACTCCGAAAGATTTTAGCTGGAAAACTGTTTCCCATGAAGGCGTTGGGATACTTTGCTGTTGTGACTGGCCGTGGCCGACAAGACGACACCATACAGACCATCAAAGATTACGAGGaacgatttttcagaaactccAAGCTCTTTAA AGACGGTTTAGCGATGTCTGGTCAAGTGACTACCAGAAATCTAAGCTTGGCAGTGGCCGAGTGCTTCTGGAAAATGGTTAGAGAAACAGTGGAACAACAGGCCGATGCCTTCAAAGCCACTAGATTTAATTTAGAAACTGAATGGAAGAACAATTTCCCCAG ATTGCGAGAGCTCGACAGAGACGAACTGTTCGAGAAAGCACGGGGTGAAATCTTAGATGAGATAGTAAATCTGTCTCAAGTGTCTCCGAGGCATTGGGAAGAAGTCCTGATGTCTTGTCTTTGGGAAAAGGTCAGCATGCACGTTTTCGAAAACATCTACATGCCCGCAGCCCAGACCGGGAATCCag GGACTTTCAACACGACTGTTGATATAAAGCTCAGACAATGGGCAGAGCAGCAGTTACCTGCGCGAAGCGTTGAATGTGGCTGGGAAAGCTTGCAGCACGAGTTCTACCACTTCATGAACCAGGCAAAGCTTAGCCCTGACCATGACGACATATTTGATAATTTGAAGAATACGGTTGTCACTGAGGCGATGCAGAGGCATTCCTGGGAGGACAAG GCATCCGAAATGCTACGCGTTATCCAGTTGAATACTCTCGAGGATCGGAGTGTAAATGACAAACGAGATTGGGACCAAGCAGTCAAATTTTTAGAGACGTCAGTGaaggaaaaattacaaagcaCTGAACATATTTTAAATGACATGCTCGGCCCTGGACGAAAAGAACGCTGGTTGTACTGGCAGAGCCAAACAGAAGAACAGCAGAAACGAACATCCGTTAAGAATGAGCTGGATAAGATTCTTTATTCGGACAAG AAGCACACACCGACCTTGACGCAGGACGAGTTGACAGCAGTGAGGAAAAACTTGCAACGTAACGGCATTGAGGTGGATAATGAGTTCATCAGGGAAACGTGGCATCCTGTTTATAGAAGATTCTTCCTACAGCAAAGCTTGGCAAGAGCTTACGATTGTAGAAAGGGATACTATCTCTACCATACGGGTCACGAGAACGAA GTGGAGTGCAACGATGTGGTGCTGTTTTGGCGCATACAACAGATGCTTAAGGTGACTGCTAACGCGCTTAGGCAACAAGTGATGAACCGAGAAGCGCGTAGATTGGACAAAGAAATCAAAGACGTACTCGAAGATTATAGCCAAGATGCTGAGATAAAGCAAAAACTTTTGACCGGAAGACGTGTTACTCTGGCGGAAGAATTAA AGCGAGTGCGACAGATCCAAGAGAAGCTAGAGGAGTTTATACAGGCTTTGAACAAGGAGAAGTGA
- the LOC124302419 gene encoding dynamin-like 120 kDa protein, mitochondrial isoform X1 — MKQILCGKFGYGILLVAKSSRHPISTISSRSLMFGKIARISRPLLAAPQPRYLIYSNRGYAMIITKVLRGALKLRYLVLGGAVGGGITLQKKYEQWKEGLPDMTWVDSLMPTEQQWQDFRGSLLTMKDNISEKVEIDPRIKELGESKYREYKDWFNQRLDDAIKAAESRPDAPTTENPMKSVFEAIAAVANKVYSDAKGELSKNSVAFARPLINENIEEERRKAQTSQQRLDAMQEEVMQIQLKYQRELERLERENKELRKQMLLRGNQKLNNRKIKKSLIDMYSDVLDELSDYDSTYSTADHLPRVVVVGDQSSGKTSVLEMIAQARIFPRGGGEMMTRAPVKVTLSEGPYHIAQFKDSSREFDLTKESELAELRKEVELRMKNSVKNGKTVSHDVISMTVKGPGLQRMVLVDLPGIISTVTVDMSEDTRDSIRQMTQQYMSNPNAIILCIQDGAVDAERSNVTDLVSQMDPTGKRTIFVLTKVDLAEENLTNPDRLRKILAGKLFPMKALGYFAVVTGRGRQDDTIQTIKDYEERFFRNSKLFKDGLAMSGQVTTRNLSLAVAECFWKMVRETVEQQADAFKATRFNLETEWKNNFPRLRELDRDELFEKARGEILDEIVNLSQVSPRHWEEVLMSCLWEKVSMHVFENIYMPAAQTGNPGTFNTTVDIKLRQWAEQQLPARSVECGWESLQHEFYHFMNQAKLSPDHDDIFDNLKNTVVTEAMQRHSWEDKASEMLRVIQLNTLEDRSVNDKRDWDQAVKFLETSVKEKLQSTEHILNDMLGPGRKERWLYWQSQTEEQQKRTSVKNELDKILYSDKKHTPTLTQDELTAVRKNLQRNGIEVDNEFIRETWHPVYRRFFLQQSLARAYDCRKGYYLYHTGHENEVECNDVVLFWRIQQMLKVTANALRQQVMNREARRLDKEIKDVLEDYSQDAEIKQKLLTGRRVTLAEELKRVRQIQEKLEEFIQALNKEK, encoded by the exons ATGAAGCAGATATTATGCGGAAAATTTGG CTACGGAATCCTCCTCGTAGCAAAATCCTCACGGCATCCCATATCTACAATAAGTTCCCGGAGTCTCATGTTCGGGAAGATCGCACGGATAAGCAGGCCACTGTTGGCTGCGCCACAGCCGCGATATTTGATCTATTCAAACCGTGGCTATGCCATGATTATCACTAAGGTTCTCAGAGGAGCTCTTAAACTTAGATACTTGGTGCTGGGAGGAGCCGTCGGCGGAGGCATTACTCTACAAAAG AAATATGAACAATGGAAGGAAGGTCTTCCTGACATGACATGGGTGGACAGTCTCATGCCAACTGAACAACAGTGGCAAGACTTTCGTGGCTCGCTGTTAACAATGAAGGACAACATCTCGGAAAAAGTAGAAATCG accCACGTATAAAGGAACTTGGAGAATCTAAGTACAGGGAATATAAGGACTGGTTTAACCAAAGGCTGGACGACGCTATCAAAGCAGCAGAGAGCCGACCAGATGCCCCAACGACTGAGAATCCAATGAAGA GTGTGTTCGAAGCAATCGCTGCGGTAGCAAACAAAGTTTATTCAG ATGCCAAAGGagaattgtcgaaaaattctgtagCATTTGCTCGTCCATTGATCAACGAAAATATCGAAGAGGAGCGAAGAAAAGCTC AAACGTCACAACAAAGGCTAGATGCAATGCAGGAAGAGGTAATGCAGATACAGCTCAAGTATCAACGTGAACTAGAGAGGCTCGAGCGGGAAAACAAAGAGCTACGCAAACAAATGTTACTGCGCGGAAATCAAAAGCTCAACAATCGCAAAATCAAG AAGTCACTGATTGACATGTACAGTGATGTTCTTGATGAGCTCAGTGATTATGACAGCACATACTCAACTGCCGATCATCTGCCCAGAGTTGTAGTAGTCGGTGATCAGAGTTCAGGAAAAACATCCGTTCTAGAAATGATAGCGCAGGCGCGGATTTTCCCCAG AGGTGGTGGCGAAATGATGACAAGAGCGCCGGTTAAAGTGACTCTAAGCGAAGGTCCTTACCATATAGCACAATTCAAAGATAGTTCTAGGGAATTTGACTTGACCAAAGAGTCCGAATTAGCTGAGCTAAGAAAAGAAGTGGAACTGCGTATGAAAAACAGCGTGAAAAATGGGAAGACAGTCAGTCATGACGTTATTTCAATGACTGTAAAGGGACCTGGTCTTCAGCGCATGGTGCTAGTTGATTTGCCTGGAATCATTAGC ACAGTCACGGTCGACATGTCGGAAGATACTCGAGATTCAATTCGCCAAATGACCCAACAGTACATGAGCAATCCGAATGCCATTATACTTTGCATACAAGATGGTGCTGTTGATGCAGAGAGAAGCAATGTCACAGATCTCGTATCGCAAATGGATCCTACAGGAAAGAGAACTATCTTCGTTCTCACAAAG GTCGATTTGGCGgaagaaaatttgacaaatccAGATAGACTCCGAAAGATTTTAGCTGGAAAACTGTTTCCCATGAAGGCGTTGGGATACTTTGCTGTTGTGACTGGCCGTGGCCGACAAGACGACACCATACAGACCATCAAAGATTACGAGGaacgatttttcagaaactccAAGCTCTTTAA AGACGGTTTAGCGATGTCTGGTCAAGTGACTACCAGAAATCTAAGCTTGGCAGTGGCCGAGTGCTTCTGGAAAATGGTTAGAGAAACAGTGGAACAACAGGCCGATGCCTTCAAAGCCACTAGATTTAATTTAGAAACTGAATGGAAGAACAATTTCCCCAG ATTGCGAGAGCTCGACAGAGACGAACTGTTCGAGAAAGCACGGGGTGAAATCTTAGATGAGATAGTAAATCTGTCTCAAGTGTCTCCGAGGCATTGGGAAGAAGTCCTGATGTCTTGTCTTTGGGAAAAGGTCAGCATGCACGTTTTCGAAAACATCTACATGCCCGCAGCCCAGACCGGGAATCCag GGACTTTCAACACGACTGTTGATATAAAGCTCAGACAATGGGCAGAGCAGCAGTTACCTGCGCGAAGCGTTGAATGTGGCTGGGAAAGCTTGCAGCACGAGTTCTACCACTTCATGAACCAGGCAAAGCTTAGCCCTGACCATGACGACATATTTGATAATTTGAAGAATACGGTTGTCACTGAGGCGATGCAGAGGCATTCCTGGGAGGACAAG GCATCCGAAATGCTACGCGTTATCCAGTTGAATACTCTCGAGGATCGGAGTGTAAATGACAAACGAGATTGGGACCAAGCAGTCAAATTTTTAGAGACGTCAGTGaaggaaaaattacaaagcaCTGAACATATTTTAAATGACATGCTCGGCCCTGGACGAAAAGAACGCTGGTTGTACTGGCAGAGCCAAACAGAAGAACAGCAGAAACGAACATCCGTTAAGAATGAGCTGGATAAGATTCTTTATTCGGACAAG AAGCACACACCGACCTTGACGCAGGACGAGTTGACAGCAGTGAGGAAAAACTTGCAACGTAACGGCATTGAGGTGGATAATGAGTTCATCAGGGAAACGTGGCATCCTGTTTATAGAAGATTCTTCCTACAGCAAAGCTTGGCAAGAGCTTACGATTGTAGAAAGGGATACTATCTCTACCATACGGGTCACGAGAACGAA GTGGAGTGCAACGATGTGGTGCTGTTTTGGCGCATACAACAGATGCTTAAGGTGACTGCTAACGCGCTTAGGCAACAAGTGATGAACCGAGAAGCGCGTAGATTGGACAAAGAAATCAAAGACGTACTCGAAGATTATAGCCAAGATGCTGAGATAAAGCAAAAACTTTTGACCGGAAGACGTGTTACTCTGGCGGAAGAATTAA AGCGAGTGCGACAGATCCAAGAGAAGCTAGAGGAGTTTATACAGGCTTTGAACAAGGAGAAGTGA